One Chanodichthys erythropterus isolate Z2021 chromosome 10, ASM2448905v1, whole genome shotgun sequence DNA segment encodes these proteins:
- the LOC137027956 gene encoding uncharacterized protein isoform X2, translating into MDTSALSYLDMCDRGVIGVDSVGVSVNEGDSVTLNTGVQTNQQEEIKWYFNSTRIAQISGDLSYICTDVQCNEGTERFRDRLKLDHQTGSLSIMNISNTDSGDYELKIIFSSSSSDKAFNVTVIGVSAAEREEVNKNQGEDVILDAGEIRKPNDSVMWYFNEILIAEITGDQSKICTDDQCDERFRDRLKLDHLTGSLTNTNTRNTDSGEYKLLINSKSSSFSISRVKRFNVSFTGSGLSSGAVAGIVVVLLLAAVVTAGVIYHRRRRYDSVQSMQKIPKTTVTINRDPAAAEINAIEATE; encoded by the exons ATGGATACATCAGCGCTGTCCTACCTGGACATGTGTGACAGAG gtGTGATTGGTGTTGATTCAGTGGGAGTGTCTGTGAatgagggagattcagtcactctgaaCACTGGTGTTCAGACAAACCAACAAGAAGAGATTAAATGGTATTTCAACAGCACTCGCATCGCTCAGATCAGTGGAGATCTCAGTTATATCTGTACAGATGTTCAGTGTAATGAGGGTActgagagattcagagacagactgaagctggatcatcagactggatctctgagCATCATGAACATCTCAAACACAGACTCTGGAGATTATGAACTGAAGATCAtcttcagcagcagcagcagtgacAAGGCCTTCAATGTTACTGTCATTG GTGTTTCTGCTGCTGAACGAGAAGAAGTAAATAAAAATCAGGGAGAAGATGTCATTTTAGATGCTGGTGAAATAAGAAAAccaaatgattcagtgatgtGGTATTTTAATGAGATTCTCATCGCTGAAATCACTGGAGATCAGAGTAAGATCTGCACAGATGATCAGTGTGatgagagattcagagacagactgaagctggatcatctgactggatctctgaccaacACGAACACCAGAAACACAGACTCTGGAGAATATAAACTACTGATCAACAGCAAAAGCAGCAGCTTCAGCATCAGCAGAGTGAAGAGATTCAATGTTTCTTTCACTG GTTCAGGCCTGTCTTCAGGTGCTGTAGCAGGAATAGTTGTGGTTCTGCTTTTGGCTGCAGTTGTAACTGCTGGTGTGATTTACCATCGCCGCAGGAGATATGATTCAGTACAAAGT
- the LOC137027957 gene encoding uncharacterized protein isoform X2, whose protein sequence is MKLHFHWLAWILFLLDNGVSGVDSVGVSVNEGDSVTLNTGVQTKQQEEIKWYFNSTRIAQISGDLSFICTDVQCKDGDERFRDRLKLDHQTGSLTIMNITNTDSGVYDLKIIFSSSSSDKAFNVTVSGVSAAEREVVNKNQGEDVILGVGEIRKPNDSMTWYFNEILIAEITGDQSKICTDVQCKERFRDRLKLDHQTGSLTNTNTRNTDSGEYKLLINSKSSSFNISRVKRFNVSVTGSGLSSGALAGIVVVLLLVAVVTAGVIYYRCRNENNTNHSTSDPKDVPLRDTERP, encoded by the exons ATGAAGCTTCACTTTCATTGGCTTGCATGGATCTTGTTTTTGCTCGACAACG gTGTGTCTGGTGTTGATTCAGTGGGAGTGTCTGTGAatgagggagattcagtcactctgaaCACTGGTGTTCAAACAAAGCAACAAGAAGAGATTAAATGGTATTTCAACAGCACTCGCATAGCTCAGATCAGTGGAGATCTCAGTTTTATCTGTACAGATGTTCAGTGTAAAGATGGTGatgagagattcagagacagactgaagctggatcatcagactggatctctgaccatcatgaACATCACAAACACAGACTCTGGAGTTTATGACCTGAAGATCAtcttcagcagcagcagcagtgacAAGGCCTTTAATGTTACTGTCAGTG GTGTTTCTGCTGCTGAACGAGAAGTAGTAAATAAAAATCAGGGAGAAGATGTCATTTTAGGTGTTGGTGAAATAAGAAAACCAAATGATTCGATGACATGGTATTTTAATGAGATTCTCATTGCTGAAATCACTGGAGATCAGAGTAAGATCTGTACAGATGTTCAGTGTAAagagagattcagagacagactgaagctggatcatcaaactggatctctgaccaacACGAACACCAGAAACACAGACTCTGGAGAATATAAACTACTGATCAACAGCAAAAGCAGCAGCTTCAACATCAGCAGAGTGAAGAGATTCAATGTTTCTGTCACTG GTTCAGGCCTGTCTTCAGGTGCTTTAGCAGGAATAGTTGTGGTTCTGCTATTGGTTGCAGTTGTAACTGCTGGTGTGATTTACTATCGCTGCAGGAAT GAGAATAATACTAATCACTCGACGTCTGATCCAAAAGATGTTCCTTTGAGAGACACGGAACGACCTTAA
- the LOC137027957 gene encoding uncharacterized protein isoform X3 → MASHRDYVGVSGVDSVGVSVNEGDSVTLNTGVQTKQQEEIKWYFNSTRIAQISGDLSFICTDVQCKDGDERFRDRLKLDHQTGSLTIMNITNTDSGVYDLKIIFSSSSSDKAFNVTVSGVSAAEREVVNKNQGEDVILGVGEIRKPNDSMTWYFNEILIAEITGDQSKICTDVQCKERFRDRLKLDHQTGSLTNTNTRNTDSGEYKLLINSKSSSFNISRVKRFNVSVTGSGLSSGALAGIVVVLLLVAVVTAGVIYYRCRNMQKIPKTTVTINRDPTAAEINAIEATE, encoded by the exons ATGGCGTCACACCGTGACTATGTTG gTGTGTCTGGTGTTGATTCAGTGGGAGTGTCTGTGAatgagggagattcagtcactctgaaCACTGGTGTTCAAACAAAGCAACAAGAAGAGATTAAATGGTATTTCAACAGCACTCGCATAGCTCAGATCAGTGGAGATCTCAGTTTTATCTGTACAGATGTTCAGTGTAAAGATGGTGatgagagattcagagacagactgaagctggatcatcagactggatctctgaccatcatgaACATCACAAACACAGACTCTGGAGTTTATGACCTGAAGATCAtcttcagcagcagcagcagtgacAAGGCCTTTAATGTTACTGTCAGTG GTGTTTCTGCTGCTGAACGAGAAGTAGTAAATAAAAATCAGGGAGAAGATGTCATTTTAGGTGTTGGTGAAATAAGAAAACCAAATGATTCGATGACATGGTATTTTAATGAGATTCTCATTGCTGAAATCACTGGAGATCAGAGTAAGATCTGTACAGATGTTCAGTGTAAagagagattcagagacagactgaagctggatcatcaaactggatctctgaccaacACGAACACCAGAAACACAGACTCTGGAGAATATAAACTACTGATCAACAGCAAAAGCAGCAGCTTCAACATCAGCAGAGTGAAGAGATTCAATGTTTCTGTCACTG GTTCAGGCCTGTCTTCAGGTGCTTTAGCAGGAATAGTTGTGGTTCTGCTATTGGTTGCAGTTGTAACTGCTGGTGTGATTTACTATCGCTGCAGGAAT ATGCAGAAGATCCCAAAGACTACAGTTACAATCAACAGAGATCCGACAGCAGCAGAGATCAATGCTATCGAAGCGACTGAATAG
- the LOC137027957 gene encoding uncharacterized protein isoform X1, translated as MKLHFHWLAWILFLLDNGVSGVDSVGVSVNEGDSVTLNTGVQTKQQEEIKWYFNSTRIAQISGDLSFICTDVQCKDGDERFRDRLKLDHQTGSLTIMNITNTDSGVYDLKIIFSSSSSDKAFNVTVSGVSAAEREVVNKNQGEDVILGVGEIRKPNDSMTWYFNEILIAEITGDQSKICTDVQCKERFRDRLKLDHQTGSLTNTNTRNTDSGEYKLLINSKSSSFNISRVKRFNVSVTGSGLSSGALAGIVVVLLLVAVVTAGVIYYRCRNMQKIPKTTVTINRDPTAAEINAIEATE; from the exons ATGAAGCTTCACTTTCATTGGCTTGCATGGATCTTGTTTTTGCTCGACAACG gTGTGTCTGGTGTTGATTCAGTGGGAGTGTCTGTGAatgagggagattcagtcactctgaaCACTGGTGTTCAAACAAAGCAACAAGAAGAGATTAAATGGTATTTCAACAGCACTCGCATAGCTCAGATCAGTGGAGATCTCAGTTTTATCTGTACAGATGTTCAGTGTAAAGATGGTGatgagagattcagagacagactgaagctggatcatcagactggatctctgaccatcatgaACATCACAAACACAGACTCTGGAGTTTATGACCTGAAGATCAtcttcagcagcagcagcagtgacAAGGCCTTTAATGTTACTGTCAGTG GTGTTTCTGCTGCTGAACGAGAAGTAGTAAATAAAAATCAGGGAGAAGATGTCATTTTAGGTGTTGGTGAAATAAGAAAACCAAATGATTCGATGACATGGTATTTTAATGAGATTCTCATTGCTGAAATCACTGGAGATCAGAGTAAGATCTGTACAGATGTTCAGTGTAAagagagattcagagacagactgaagctggatcatcaaactggatctctgaccaacACGAACACCAGAAACACAGACTCTGGAGAATATAAACTACTGATCAACAGCAAAAGCAGCAGCTTCAACATCAGCAGAGTGAAGAGATTCAATGTTTCTGTCACTG GTTCAGGCCTGTCTTCAGGTGCTTTAGCAGGAATAGTTGTGGTTCTGCTATTGGTTGCAGTTGTAACTGCTGGTGTGATTTACTATCGCTGCAGGAAT ATGCAGAAGATCCCAAAGACTACAGTTACAATCAACAGAGATCCGACAGCAGCAGAGATCAATGCTATCGAAGCGACTGAATAG
- the LOC137027956 gene encoding uncharacterized protein isoform X1 translates to MKLHFHWLAWILFLLDNGVIGVDSVGVSVNEGDSVTLNTGVQTNQQEEIKWYFNSTRIAQISGDLSYICTDVQCNEGTERFRDRLKLDHQTGSLSIMNISNTDSGDYELKIIFSSSSSDKAFNVTVIGVSAAEREEVNKNQGEDVILDAGEIRKPNDSVMWYFNEILIAEITGDQSKICTDDQCDERFRDRLKLDHLTGSLTNTNTRNTDSGEYKLLINSKSSSFSISRVKRFNVSFTGSGLSSGAVAGIVVVLLLAAVVTAGVIYHRRRRYDSVQSMQKIPKTTVTINRDPAAAEINAIEATE, encoded by the exons ATGAAGCTTCACTTTCATTGGCTTGCATGGATCTTGTTTTTGCTCGACAACG gtGTGATTGGTGTTGATTCAGTGGGAGTGTCTGTGAatgagggagattcagtcactctgaaCACTGGTGTTCAGACAAACCAACAAGAAGAGATTAAATGGTATTTCAACAGCACTCGCATCGCTCAGATCAGTGGAGATCTCAGTTATATCTGTACAGATGTTCAGTGTAATGAGGGTActgagagattcagagacagactgaagctggatcatcagactggatctctgagCATCATGAACATCTCAAACACAGACTCTGGAGATTATGAACTGAAGATCAtcttcagcagcagcagcagtgacAAGGCCTTCAATGTTACTGTCATTG GTGTTTCTGCTGCTGAACGAGAAGAAGTAAATAAAAATCAGGGAGAAGATGTCATTTTAGATGCTGGTGAAATAAGAAAAccaaatgattcagtgatgtGGTATTTTAATGAGATTCTCATCGCTGAAATCACTGGAGATCAGAGTAAGATCTGCACAGATGATCAGTGTGatgagagattcagagacagactgaagctggatcatctgactggatctctgaccaacACGAACACCAGAAACACAGACTCTGGAGAATATAAACTACTGATCAACAGCAAAAGCAGCAGCTTCAGCATCAGCAGAGTGAAGAGATTCAATGTTTCTTTCACTG GTTCAGGCCTGTCTTCAGGTGCTGTAGCAGGAATAGTTGTGGTTCTGCTTTTGGCTGCAGTTGTAACTGCTGGTGTGATTTACCATCGCCGCAGGAGATATGATTCAGTACAAAGT
- the LOC137027956 gene encoding junctional adhesion molecule C-like isoform X3, with translation MKLHFHWLAWILFLLDNGVIGVDSVGVSVNEGDSVTLNTGVQTNQQEEIKWYFNSTRIAQISGDLSYICTDVQCNEGTERFRDRLKLDHQTGSLSIMNISNTDSGDYELKIIFSSSSSDKAFNVTVIGVSAAEREEVNKNQGEDVILDAGEIRKPNDSVMWYFNEILIAEITGDQSKICTDDQCDERFRDRLKLDHLTGSLTNTNTRNTDSGEYKLLINSKSSSFSISRVKRFNVSFTGSGLSSGAVAGIVVVLLLAAVVTAGVIYHRRRRYDSVQSENNSDPKDTGRDETWPEAVNKML, from the exons ATGAAGCTTCACTTTCATTGGCTTGCATGGATCTTGTTTTTGCTCGACAACG gtGTGATTGGTGTTGATTCAGTGGGAGTGTCTGTGAatgagggagattcagtcactctgaaCACTGGTGTTCAGACAAACCAACAAGAAGAGATTAAATGGTATTTCAACAGCACTCGCATCGCTCAGATCAGTGGAGATCTCAGTTATATCTGTACAGATGTTCAGTGTAATGAGGGTActgagagattcagagacagactgaagctggatcatcagactggatctctgagCATCATGAACATCTCAAACACAGACTCTGGAGATTATGAACTGAAGATCAtcttcagcagcagcagcagtgacAAGGCCTTCAATGTTACTGTCATTG GTGTTTCTGCTGCTGAACGAGAAGAAGTAAATAAAAATCAGGGAGAAGATGTCATTTTAGATGCTGGTGAAATAAGAAAAccaaatgattcagtgatgtGGTATTTTAATGAGATTCTCATCGCTGAAATCACTGGAGATCAGAGTAAGATCTGCACAGATGATCAGTGTGatgagagattcagagacagactgaagctggatcatctgactggatctctgaccaacACGAACACCAGAAACACAGACTCTGGAGAATATAAACTACTGATCAACAGCAAAAGCAGCAGCTTCAGCATCAGCAGAGTGAAGAGATTCAATGTTTCTTTCACTG GTTCAGGCCTGTCTTCAGGTGCTGTAGCAGGAATAGTTGTGGTTCTGCTTTTGGCTGCAGTTGTAACTGCTGGTGTGATTTACCATCGCCGCAGGAGATATGATTCAGTACAAAGT